The following proteins are co-located in the Solanum pennellii chromosome 8, SPENNV200 genome:
- the LOC107027223 gene encoding uncharacterized protein LOC107027223, which translates to MDSSYQIVAKAKHRHYYSACFGRPAATALPPVAVATYPNLATSLYNTHLGLFVLTWSRNLFGRSFHIHFLLNGLSSPHLSPSFQLHIKPFVFWKKHGSNKLHNNVHIFWDFSKAKFGSGPEPRCGFYMAATVNGEMVLLVGDLPKEAYSRTRARNKYMNMNMVLRREHVYCGNKLYTTKAKFGGKEREISIDCRIGEDPRLYFSVDNKRVLQIKHLRWKFRGNERIEVDGVGVAVSWDVYNWLFDDDEDGYALYMFKFEKSSLDEEQLNNSMWSQQSCGFGFETKMMKKGVLRSSSSSSSSLSSASSSCSSSVMEWASTEENEMKDPTGFSLLVYAWKT; encoded by the coding sequence ATGGACTCCTCTTATCAAATTGTTGCCAAGGCAAAACACCGCCACTATTACTCTGCTTGTTTTGGACGCCCGGCTGCCACCGCTCTTCCACCAGTTGCAGTTGCTACATATCCCAATCTAGCCACCTCCCTCTACAACACCCACCTCGGCCTTTTTGTTCTAACTTGGTCACGCAATCTGTTCGGCAGATCTTTTCATATCCATTTCCTCCTCAATGGCCTTTCTTCTCCTCATCTATCCCCTTCTTTCCAACTCCACATCAAGCCTTTTGTTTTCTGGAAGAAACACGGATCTAACAAGCTCCATAACAATGTTCACATCTTTTGGGATTTTTCCAAAGCTAAATTCGGATCTGGCCCTGAACCTCGATGTGGATTCTACATGGCTGCTACCGTTAACGGAGAAATGGTTCTTCTCGTCGGCGATTTACCCAAAGAAGCTTATTCAAGGACAAGAGCTCGAAACAAgtacatgaacatgaacatggTGCTGAGAAGGGAACATGTGTACTGTGGGAACAAACTGTACACAACAAAAGCAAAGTTTGGtggaaaagaaagagaaatctCAATTGATTGCAGGATTGGGGAAGATCCAAGGTTGTATTTCAGTGTGGACAACAAAAGGGTATTGCAGATTAAGCACTTGAGATGGAAATTCAGAGGGAATGAGAGAATTGAAGTAGATGGGGTTGGAGTAGCGGTGTCATGGGATGTGTATAACTGGTtgtttgatgatgatgaagatggtTATGCTTTGTACATGTTCAAATTTGAGAAATCAAGTTTGGATGAGGAGCAATTGAATAATAGTATGTGGTCCCAGCAATCTTGTGGATTTGGGTTTGAGACAAAGATGATGAAGAAAGGTGTATTGAGAagttcatcatcttcatcatcatctttATCTTCAGCATCTTCAAGTTGTAGTAGCTCTGTAATGGAATGGGCAAGCacagaagaaaatgaaatgaaggaTCCCACTGGATTTTCCTTGCTGGTGTATGCTTGGAAGACCTGA
- the LOC114078370 gene encoding protein PXR1-like: MIIEKKKKEKKAKEEKEKEKEKNAKEEKEKKEKQEKEKEKKKKKAKEMDMEKQKEKEKENEKKKQKEKAKAKKKGKKVKVVRCDMKRQYPFEGFNIDGEGPTKLMSSFSQWIKEVLYKHHAKKENKEDHYLANCSKHEFDELDSVVAFLMNKGWFYIMSQPNRCWNDEVNPCSLLYVLFNT; encoded by the exons ATGAttattgagaagaaaaaaaaggagaaaaaggcaaaggaggagaaggagaaggaaaaggagaagaatGCAAAGGAGGAGAAG gagaagaaggaaaaacaggagaaggagaaggagaagaagaagaagaaggcaaaggagATGGATATGGAGAAgcagaaggagaaggagaaggagaacgAGAAAAAGAAGCAGAAAGAAAAAGCGAAAGccaaaaagaaagggaaaaaagtCAAAGTTGTCAGGTGTGATATGAAGCGACAATAtccatttgaaggttttaacattGACGGCGAGGGTCCAACTAAACTGATGTCATCCTTCTCGCAATGGATAAAAGAGGTTCTTTACAAGCATCATGCAAAAAA AGAAAACAAGGAGGATCACTACTTAGCCAATTGctcaaaacatgaatttgacGAACTTGATTCAGTAGTTGCATTTCTAATGAATAAGGGCTGGTTCTACATAATGTCTCAACCCAATAGGTGCTGGAATGATGAGGTAAATCCATGCTCACTTTTATATGTATTGtttaatacatga